From a single Eleginops maclovinus isolate JMC-PN-2008 ecotype Puerto Natales chromosome 2, JC_Emac_rtc_rv5, whole genome shotgun sequence genomic region:
- the ube2na gene encoding ubiquitin-conjugating enzyme E2Na: protein MAGLPRRILKETQRLIAEPVPGIRAEPDEGNARYFHVVICGPQDSPFEGGTFKLELFLPEEYPMAAPKVRFMTKIYHPNVDKLGRICLDILKDKWSPALQIRTVLLSIQALLSAPNPDDPLANDVAEKWKSNEVEAIETAKSWTRLYAGSRNEV, encoded by the exons ATGGCAGGACTGCCCCGTAGGATCCTTAAG GAAACTCAACGCCTGATTGCAGAGCCTGTCCCAGGCATCAGGGCAGAGCCAGATGAAGGCAACGCCCGCTACTTTCACGTGGTCATCTGTGGACCTCAGGACTCACCTTTTGAGGGGGGCACTTTTAAACTGGAGCTCTTTTTACCAGAAGAATATCCCATGGCAGCTCCTAAAGTACGCTTCATGACCAAAATATATCACCCTAATGTGGACAAGTTGGGGAGAATATGTCTAGACATTTTGAAAG acaaaTGGTCACCGGCTCTGCAGATTCGCACAGTGCTGCTATCAATCCAGGCATTACTAAGTGCACCCAACCCTGATGATCCCCTTGCAAATGATGTTGCAGAGAAGTGGAAGTCCAATGAAGTTGAAGCCATAGAAACAG CCAAGTCATGGACCAGACTTTATGCTGGAAGCAGAAACGAGGTGTAA